Sequence from the Candidatus Polarisedimenticolia bacterium genome:
GCAGCCAGCGAATCGGAGACAGCCGCGCCCAGCGCCCCAGGGGAAGCTCGCCGCGGCGCATGGCGGCCGGGACCAGACGCTCTTCCGCTTCCGTCCCGGCACTTCCCCTCAGGAGATCGACTGCCGGATTTCTACCCGCGGTGGTCTTGGGAGCTTCCGGGCCGGTGACCACCGCGGCTTCGGCCGCCCTAAGGGGTCCGGAGGCGGGGCGCTGGACGCCTCCCGTGAGCGCCTCGGCCGCGACGCGCTCCAGATCCCTTACGCGCGCCCGCGCCAGGCTTTCCTCGGGAAGCGGGACGCCGTACTCCTCCTCGAAGGCCACCCCCAGCTCGACCAGATCGAGGCTGGCAAAGCCGAGATCCTCGGTCAGGCGCGAGGCGCTGCTCACGCGGGCCGGCTCGATTCGCGCGACCCGCGCCACCAGCCGGCGCACCGCCTCTTCCATCCGTCGCGGTGCGGCCGCATCAGGGGAGGATTCGCGGGCCGCGAGGAGCCTCTCACGAAGGAGCATCTTCCTCACCTTGCCGGTGGCGGTGCGCGGCAGGTCGCCGTCCGTCCAGATGGTGTAATCCTTGATCCGCTGACGTGGCTCGAGAGCGGCGTTGGCGCGGCGCACGATCTCTTCGGGACCGGGCGTCACCGCCTCCAGGAGCAAGACGGCATGGACGCGATCGCCGCCCGGTCCCGGTAATCCGAGCACGGAGGCTTCGCGCACCCCTTCCACCTTCGCGAGCGCCGACTCGACGTCTCCCGGATGGACGTTCTCTCCCTCGGCGGTGACGATGACGTCCTTCACGCGGCCGCGGATCGTGAGACGGCCCCGCTCGTCGATCTCACCCACATCGCCGGTGTGGAACCACCCCTCGCCCCCGTCGCCGCCGGTCCCGAAGTAGCCGCGCGTGACGTTGGGGCCGCGCACCAGGATCTCGCCCCCTTCTCCGAGCTTCACCTCCTGGATCCCTAAAGGCCGGCCCACGCTGCCGGCGCGCCGATCGAAGGGATTCGAGATCGACACGATCGGGGCGGTCTCGGTGAGACCGTAGCCTTGCACGACCAGATATCCGGAGCGCTCCCAGAAGCGCTGCACCTCCGGCGGCAGCGGCGCGCCGCCGGACACGAACAGTCTGAACCGCCACCCGAGCATGCGGCGCACCGGGCCGAAGAAGAGGGGCTGTAGATAGAAGGGCCAGGACTCGAAGCGCTCCTGTCGTCGCTGGAATTCCTCGAGCCCGCCGCTCTCGCGCAGGAGGAGGCGGGCTTCGGCTCCCAGAAGATCCATCAGCCGGGGGACGGTGAACAGCCCCCAGGCTCGCAGCCGGCGGGCGGCCTCCATCACGTCGCGCGGCCTGGGGGGGACGAAGGCGACCGTCAGCCCCATGAAGAGCGGGAGGAAAGCGCTCATCGCCTGGCCGAACATGTGCGACAGGGGCAGCGTCGAGAGGAAGCGCAGCTCGCCGAAGGCCTGCACCAGATTCTCGCGCTTCAGGAAGGCGCGCTCGATCGGGAAGAAGTCGGCCGCCAGGTTGCCGTGCGTGAGGACGACCCCTTTCGGCTCGCCCGTCGTCCCGGAGGTGAAGACGATCTCCGCGGTGCGCGCGGCGTCCCAGGAGACCGGGGCGGGAGCGGCACCATCCTCCCAGGCCCCCAATTCCACCCTGCGGCAGCCGGCGAGAGACGGAAGGTGGCGCGGCGTCACCGCGATCCGGGCGCCGGAGCGCGCCGCGACCTCGGCGACGAACCCTTCGCCGGAAACTTCGTCCAGCGGCACCGCCACGGCGCCGAGGAAAAAGATGGCGAGCAGTGCTTCGATCCAGTCCGGCCCCGCGGGACCCTGGATCAGAACGGGGGTCCCTTCGCCAGCCCCCGCCGCCGCCAGCGTGGCCGCGCAGGTTTCGATCCTCCGGCGCAGCTCCGCATAGCTGCGCCGGCGCCAGCGCACCCCTTCGCGCCAGAAGAAAGCGTTGCGCCCGCCGAAGCTCTCCAGGCGGCGCAGGCGCTCCGTCAGATCGTGAACGGATGGAGGGGAAGGCTCTGTCTCGAGAAGGTTCATCGAGGTCCCGAGTGGGCCGTGAAGCGGCGCCATCCTAGCACACCCGCTTCGGCCGGCTGCGTCATGGACGGGTGCGGCCCACCGGGAAGCTGAATTGAACCACGGCGCGGATTGAAGGGAGCCTCGTCGGGGCGTGCTATGCTTGGCGGCATCATGAGAAAGAAGACCGGGCGGCACTCCGCGCTGCGGAGATCGAGATGAAGCTCGAGCGTGCCTCCGGAATCCTTCTGCACCCTTCGTCGCTGCCCGGGGGGATGGGCATCGGAGATCTCGGCGGCGAGGCGCGCCGCTTTGTCGATTTCCTGCAAGCCTCCGGCTGCGGCTGGTGGCAGTTGCTTCCGCTGGGGCCCACCGGCTTCGACAATTCCCCTTATCAGTCTTTCTCGGCCTTCGCCGGCAATCCCTATCTCATCAGCCCGGAGATCCTGCGGGAGCGGGGCTGGTTGCCCGAGATGGCCCCCGCGCCCGGCGCGCGCGAGGGAAGCGTGGATTTCAGTACGCTGATCCCGTGGAAATCGGCGCTCCTGGACGCCGCCTTCGAGCGCTTCCGCTCCGTGGCCGCACCCGCGGACCGCCGGGAGCTGGAGGAGTTTCGCGCGCGCGAGCAATCCTGGCTGGACGATCTTTCCCTCTTCATGGCGCTCAAGGAGGCACAGCAGGGAGCCCGCTGGGACGAGTGGCCGAACGAGGTGAGGCACCGGGAGCCCGCCGCCCTGGAGCGGTCGCGGTCGCGGCTGGGAGGCTCGGTGGAGAAGCACGCCTTCCGCCAGTTCGTCTTCTTCCAGCAGTGGGAGGCGCTGAAGGGCTACGCCGCCGAGCATGGCGTCGGCATCTTCGGGGACGTGCCGATCTTCGTGGCCTCCGACAGCGCCGACGTCTGGGCCCACCCCGATTTGTTCCTGCTGGACGAATCGGGCACGCCGTCGGCCATCTCGGGGGTCCCGCCCGACTATTTCTCGAAAACCGGCCAGCTCTGGGGAAACCCGCTGTACCGCTGGGAGGCCCATGCCGCCCAGGACTTCGCCTGGTGGAAGGCGCGGCTGCGCTCCACTCTGAGACTGGCGGACCTGGCTCGGCTGGATCATTTCCGCGGCTTTGCCGCGGCCTGGGAAATCCCGGCCGGAAGTCCCACGGCACAAAACGGCTCCTGGGTGCCCGGACCGGGGGCGGCACTGTTCGAGAGGATTCAGGAGGAGCTGGGCGATCTGCCCTTCGTGGCGGAGGACCTCGGGGTCATCACGGCCGATGTGGAGGCATTGCGGGACCGCTTCTCTCTGCCGGGGATGCGCGTCCTGCAGTTCGCCTTCACGGATCCCGAGAACCCGTTCCTGCCGCACGCCTATCCGTGCCATTGCGTCGTCTACACCGGGACGCACGACAACGACACGACCCGCGGCTGGTTCGGCACCGCCGGGAAGGACGAGAAGAGCTTTTGCCGGCGTTACCTGGGAAGGGATGGAAGCGACATCGCGTGGGATTTGATTCGGGCCGCCTGGGCCTCGTGCGCCGTGCTGGCCCTGGCGCCGATGCAGGACATCCTGGACCTGGACAGCGGATCGCGCATGAACCTGCCGGGGAGACCCTCCGGATCCTGGTCCTGGCGCATGCAGCCGGGAAGCCTCAGCCCGGCGCTCGCCGAGCGGCTGGGGGAAATGAACTACGTTTACCAGCGCTCGCGCGCCGCTGCTACGCCGTCGCGCGTCGCCCCCGCTTCATAGGTCCACGGCCTGGCCGCGGGTCGGCACCAGCACCTCGGCATCCGGCTTGACACCGCGCAGCCCCTCCGCCAGCCCCAGCGATTCGTTCTCCTCGCCATGGATCACGAAGATCCGGCGGATCGCTCCCGAGAGCTTCTTCGTCACATGATCCAGCAGTTCGCTGCGATCGGCGTGGCCCGAGAGGTAATCGGCGTGGGCGATGCGGGCCTTCACCTGCACCGGCTCGCCGAAGATCATGACCGGGTTCTTCCCCGCCAGCAGCGCCTCGCCCAGAGTGTCGTGAGCGCAGTAGCCGATGAACAGCACCAGGTTCTTCGGGTCCCCGAGACCGTGCACCAGGTGGTGGCGGATGCGGCCCGCCTCCGCCATCCCCGAGGCGCTGATGATGATGGCGGGTCCCTTGAGGCTGTTCAGACGCTTCGAGGAGCCGGAATCGCGCACGTAGGTGAGGTTCTCCATCTCGAAGGGATTCGCCACCTCGCGCAGGAAGCGGTAGACCTCCTCGTTGAAGCACTCCGGATGCAGCCGGTGGATCTCGGTGGCATTGACGCTCAGGGGCGAGTCGACGAAGGCAGGCACCGGCGGCACCTTCTTGGCGATCATCGCCTTGTGCAGCCCGTAGACGAACTGCTGGGTGCGGCCGATGCTGAAGGCGGGAACGATGACCTTGCCGCCGTTCTTCAGCGTCTCGACCACCATGGTCAGGAGCTTCTCGGCCGCGTCCGATTTGTCCTCGTGCTCGCGTGTCCCGTAGGTGCTCTCGATCTGCAGCACGTCCACGGCGTCGATCGGCTCCGGGTCCCGCAGGATCGGGTCGTTGCCGCGCCCCAGATCGCCGGTGAAGAGGAAGCGCAGCTTACGGCCCCCCTCCTCCAGGTCCAGGATGACCTGCGCCGAGCCCAGGATGTGGCCGGCATCCTTGAAGGTGACCGTGACGCCGTCCATCACGCGCATCGGCCGGTCGTACCCGACCGCCAGGAACTGGCGCAGCGCCTTGTCGGCGTCGGCCACCGTGTAAAGCGGCTTCACGGGCGGCTGCCCCTTCTTCGCCAGCTGGCGCGACACGTACTCGGCATCCGATTCCTGGATGTTGGCGGAGTCGACCAGCATGATGCTGGCCAGATCGCGCGTCGCGAAGGTGCAGACGATGTCGCCGGAAAACCCGCGCTTCACCAGGTTGGGCAGGTTCCCGGAGTGGTCGATGTGGGCGTGGCTCAGGACGACGGCGTTGACCGTGGCGGGATCGAACGGAAATCCGGTGTTACGCGCCACCGATTCGGCGCGCTTCCCCTGGTACAGGCCGCACTCCAGGACGAGCTTCTTCCCGCCGATCTCCAGCAGGTAGAGCGAGCCCGTCGTGGTGCGCGCGGCGCCGTGAAAATGCAGCTTCATGCGGCAGCCATCTAAGCAGGCTTCCGAGGCCGGGTCAAGGAAGACGCCCTGGCACAGATTTGGAAGAGACGCGTATCAGGCGTTCACGGTCGAGACGAACACTCCCCAGATTCTCTCGCAGTACTGGCGCACCGCGCGGTCCGAGGAGAAATAGCCGCAGCGGGCCACGTTCAGAATGGAGCGCCGCGTCCAGGCGTCGCTGTCGAGGAAGGCGGCGCCCACGGCTTTCTGGGCCTCCAGGTAGCTGCGGTAATCGGCCAGCAGCAGGAACTCGTCGCGTCCCAGCAGCGAGTCGACGAGCGGCCGGTACAGGTCGCGGTCGCCGCGCGAGAAGATTCCCGAGGTCAGGCTCTCGACCGCCTCGCGCAGCTGCGGGTCGGATTCGAGGAATTGCGCCGGAGAGTAACCGCCGCGGCGCAGCGCCGCCGCCTCGCCCACCGTCAATCCGAAGCTGAAGAAGTTCTCCTCGCCCACCGCGGAGCGGATCTCCACGTTCGCGCCGTCCAGCGTCCCCAGCGTCAGGGCTCCGTTCAACGCGAATTTCATGTTCCCGGTTCCCGATGCCTCGGTCCCGGCGGTCGAGATCTGCTCCGAGATGTCGGCTGCAGGGTAGATGCGCTGCCCGGTCTTCACGTTGAAGTCGGGCACGAAGACCACTTTGAGGCGGCCGGCCATCGCCTTGTCACCATTCACCGTCTCGGCCACGCCATGGATCAGGCGCAGGATGAGCTTCGCCATGAAGTACCCCGGGGCCGCCTTGCCTCCGAAAAGGAAGGTGCGTGGCGGGCCGCCGGCGCCCGGGTCGCGCTTCAGCAGGAGATAGAGCGAGATGACGTGCAGCAGGTTGAGGTGCTGGCGCTTGTACTCGTGGATGCGCTTCACCTGGACGTCCAGCAGCGCCTCCGGGTCGATCCGGACCCCGGTCCTCTCCTTGAGGAAGGTCACCAGGCGGCGCTTGTTCTGCAGCTTGATGTCGCGCCATTCCTCGCGGAAGCCGGCATCATCCGCCAGCCGCTCCAGGCGCGGCAGCTCCTCCTCCAGGAGGACCGGCCAGCCGCGATCGAGGTGCCGGTCCAGCAGCGCCGCGAGGAGCGGGTTGCTGAGCAGCATGAAGCGACGTGGCGACACGCCGTTGGTGACGTTGTGGAACCTCTCGGGCGCGAGATCGAAGAAGTCCTTGAGGACCTCCCCCTGGAGCAGAGAGGTGTGCATCGGAGCCACGCCGTTGATGGAGTGGCTCCCGGCGGCCGCCAGGTGCGCCATGCGGACGCGGCGCTCGCCGTCGTCCTCGACCAGCGACAAGCGCGCCGTGCGCTCCTCGTCTCCCGGGAAGGACCGACGCACCTCGTGCAGGAAGCGGTGGTTGATCTCCAGGATGATCTCGAGGTGGCGCGGCAGCATCCGCGACAGCAGCGAGGCCGGCCACTTCTCCAGGGCTTCCGGCAGCAGGGTGTGATTGGTGTAGGAGAAGGTCTGCCGCGTGATCTCCCAGGCGCGGCGCCACTCCAACGCATGCTCGTCCACCAGCAGCCGCATCAGCTCGGCGATGGCGATGGCGGGGTGGGTGTCGTTGAGCTGCACCGCGAATTTCTGCGGGAACGAGGCAGCGTCTTTGCCCGAGCCCAGGTGGATTCGCAGCATGTCGCGCAGCGAGCAGGCCACGAAGAAGTATTGCTGCTCCAGACGCAGCTGCTTGCCCGGCAGCGAGGTGTCATTCGGATAGAGGACCTTGGTGATGTTCTCCGACAGCACCTTGGAGTGGACCGCCCCGACGTAATCCCCCAGGTTGAAGGCGCGGAAGTCGAACGACTCGCTCGCCTCCGCCCTCCAGAGCCGCATCAGGTTGGCCGCGGAGTCGCGCAGCCCCGCCACCGGCGAGTCGTGCGCCACCCCCACCACGACGCGCCCCGGCACCCAGCGCACCCGGAAGCCGCCGCGCTCGTCCTTATAAGGCTCCGTGTGCCCGCCCAGGCCGACGGAATAGGTGATCTCGGGGCGCGGGATCTCCCAGGGGTTGCCGGAGCGCAGCCAGTTGTCGGGAGTCTCCACCTGCCAGCCGTCCACGATCTGCTGCGAGAAGATGCCGAACTCGTAGCGGATGCCATAGCCGATCGCCGGCAGGTCGAGGGTCGCCAGGGAATCGAGGAAGCAGGCGGCGAGCCGGCCCAGACCGCCGTTGCCCAGCCCCGGCTCCGCCTCGCGCTCGAGGAGAAACTCGAGATCCTGGCCGAGCGCGCTCACGGCGGAGCGCGCCTCTTCCTGCAGACCCATGACGGCGAGGTTGTAGCCGAGCTGCGGTCCCGGCAGGTACTCGGCCGACAGATACCCGATGACACGCGTCCCTTCCTGGCGGATCCGCTGGCGCGTCCGGACGTAGCGCTGCAGCAGCCGAGTGCGCACGACGTAGGCGAGCGTCAGGTACCAGTCGTTGCGCGTCGCGTCGGGCGGGAGCTTGCCGAGAAGCGAAAGGAGGGTGTCGACCAGCTCCCGCTCGAGGGCATCGGGATCGACTCTGGCCGGCCTCGCCGGATCGGGATTCATGCGTGAGAAGGGGATTTCGACACGGTGCCGCCCGCTTCAGGGCTAATGGACGTTATCGGCTGCGCCGGCCGGGAGCCGGCGACACGGGGATTCTTCCATCCTTTTCGAGGAGCGCATGTTAGCACGAAGGGGGATCTGACCGGGAGCCGGATAGAGTGATTTCCCCGGGTCTACCGCCACGTCCTGAGGGAAGTGCGAGGTCACCCGCGAGCTACCTCTCGGATGGCTCGCCGCCTGACGCCACCGGTTTCGCCGCCGTTTCGTCGCGCGCCTAGTGTCGCGTATCAGAAATCGAGTTAACACCGAGGCCGTCGAACCGCCCGGATCGCAAGGCGCGTCGAAGCGCCGCGTACCCAAAGCGGTACGCAAGCGAGACGCAACGCAGCGAGGCGGGATGGATCGACGGCCGAATGTAACGCGATTTCTGGTGCGCGACACTAATTCAGCGCCAGGGTGACGCGACAGCCGTCGCCGGCGTCTGCGGGCTTCTCCTCGGTGAGGAACAACCGCTCCGCTTCGACCTTCTGAGTGGCGAGAACGTAATCGCGCACGGCGGCGGCGCGGCGGGCGGCGAGCTGGCGCAGGTCGTCGGTGCTGACCTCCAATCGGGCCAGTAGCCAGTCCTCCATCTCTTCCGGCGCTTCCGGCTTCTCTCCCTCGGCTTTGTCCGGTGCCGCGACCGCGGAACCGGGCACGAGCGCCGCGATTCCCTTCGACCAGGCGGTCTTGAAAACCGGCTTCACGAGCGCCGCCTTTTCGGAGTCGCTGACGGTCACCGACTCCAGCGGCGTGGCGGCGCGCTCCTTCTTGCTCATCTCTTCCCACTTCTCGCGCCGCAGCAGGTCTTCGAGCTTCTTTCGTTTCAATCCTTCGCGGTCGGCGGTTTCCTCCGTCGAGCCATGGATCGCCAGCGACAGCGCCGGCCGCTCGTACAGCGAGGTCACGAGCAGGTTCAGCTTCTCCTCGACCGCCGGCGTCAGCGCGTCGGATCCGGGATCGAACTGCAGGAAGCTGAGGTCCTCCTCCGAGCCGCCGAAGGCTCGCGCCAGCAGCCGGAAGGGGGAAGTGACCAGCTTCGTGAAGACGACGCCGATGGCGTGCATGATGACGCGACCGAGGCGGAACTTGGGATCGTCCAGGTTCCCCTCGACCGGGACGTCCAGCTCGATGACGCCGTTACGGTCCTTCAGCAGGGCGATCCCGAGCTTCACGGGGAGCCCGGTTGCGTCAGGGCTGGGGACCTTCTCGCCGAGCGTCAGCTGGTCGATGGTAATCAGGTTGCTGGCCTGCAGGTTTCGGCTGTTCACCAGGTACTTCATCGCCAGGTCCAGCTTCCCCTTCCTGAACTCGTAGCCGAGATACTTGCCGCAGTAAGGCGCCATCGGCATCAGGTCGGCGCCCTTCGCCTCCAGCGTCAGGTCGGTGTACTGGTTCTCGATCAGCGGATTGATCTTTCCCGACAGCTTCACCGCCGCGACATTCTCCAATCGCGCCTCGACGTCGACGTCGGCCCGGGCCAGCTCCTTCGAGGACAATCCCGCGATGGTGCCGCTCACTCGCGTCAGCGCCAGACTCACTGCCGGCTGCACCGAGCGATCCTCGTAGGAGAGGCGGCCATTGCGCAGGCGGATCCGCTTGATGGTGATCTCGCCGGTGTCAGACGCAGGAGAGGGTGCAGGCTTGGCGGCCGCAGGAGCCGGCGCCGCGGACGGAGCCTCACTGTCGGTGCCCGCCGGATCGGCCGGCTCGGCGACGGCATCCTCGGGAATGGGTGTCTGGTCCATCCGCAGCACGGTGAAGACGTTGATCTTTCCGTCGTTCTCGATGGCCAGCCTGCCGCTGGGGTCCTGCGCTGTCATCTCGCCGATCTTCATGTGGGGGGGATCCAGGGAGTAGTCGAGCGGCGTAATCTCCAGACGCTTCACCTTCAGGAACTCCCCGCGCTTCGCGGAGTCCTCCGTGGCGAAATCCTCCAGGACCACGCTGCCGACGTAGGCGAAGGTCGGATGGGCCGGATCGAGGAGGCTGGCCTGCACCTCGCCGTCCACCGTCAGCTTGCCGGAGCGGACGCGCAGGTCGGCCGTCGGCTCGAGGTAAGGGTCGAGGGGCGTGATGTCGATGCCGTCCATCTTCGCCTTGAGCTTGCACTGCAGCTTGAGAATCGCCAGGTCGCCGGCGAGAGAGACGGTGCCTCCCTGCTCCCAGCGCAGGGAAAGTGTGCCGTTCGAGGTGGTCTCGAGACGGTTGTCCACGTTGTGCATGTCCATGTTCACCCGGTCGAAGTGGACCTGCACCGGGCGTTTGGGCACCTGGTCCTCCGCCAGCACCTTGTAGTCACGGAATCGGACCTCCTCGATCCGGTATTGTGGCTCCGCGGAGTCCGCCGTGCCGGCGGGGGCGGGCGGAGGCGCGGGTTTCGCGGCGGCTCGTTCGGCGGCGGGGAGGACCTCGGTCTCACCCTCCAGCAGCGGCGCCAGCATGCGTCGCAGATTGTTGGTCCTGTCCGGGTATTGCCGAATGATCAGCGACCCGCCGCTCGTGTCGAGCAAGGCGACGCGCGCTCTTCCCGTAAGACCGTCGACCACGCCCCCGCTCATCTCCACGGTCGGGACGTCCACGGCCAGCTCCTCCAGCCCGCGCTCGGAAATCTTCAGATCCTTGATCTTGAGATCGGCGCCTTCGAGTCGCGCGACCCGGCGGGCGGGACCCCACTCCAGCTCGTAGGCGGAGGCGAAATCGGCGGTTCCCCCCTTGATGTCGAAGGCGACGCTGTCGCTGTAGTAGGGATGGTACTTGCCGAGCAGGAAGTTGCCGATCGTGAACTCCCCCTTGGACCGGATCGGATCGAGATAGAAATACCCTTTCCAGGAGAAGCTCTCGCCCGACTCGGTCTTCCCATAGAAGGCGTAGGGGTTCTTGTTGTCACGACTCGTGCCGAACTCGCGCAGGTCGATGCGCAGCGGGCCGAGCTGCGTGCGGAATTCCGCCGGGCGGGAGCGATCCAGGAAGTCCATCCGGGCATCCTCGATCCGCAGGCGCCCCACCCGGAACAACGGCGGCTCCGAAGGAGGCTGAGACGTTGCGGGCTGTTGCGACAGCGAATCGATGATGTCGGAGACGTTGAGCGATCCGTCCTTGCGCATCACCAGATGGCCCGTGAAGTTGGTCAGCTGGATCTGCCGGAAGCTCCAGGCATCCGAGACCAGCGAGACGAGCTGGAAGTTGACGTAGAGGCGATCCCAGCCGATGAAAATCGACCCGTCGGGGTCCTTCACCAGGAAGCCGTCGGCCGTCGCCGACAGGGCGAAGGGGTTGATCCGCAGCCGCTGCAGCGAAACGTCCCGGTGCAGCAGCGTGGAGAGGGTCCGCGTCAGGTAGGGGCGGGCGAAATAGGGGGCCGCCAGAAAGCCGGCAACCGCGTACACCGCCAGCGCGAGCGAGCTGTAGAGAAGCCAGCGTGTCAGGGAAGACGAGGCGTGCCTGTGGGAGAACCAGGGCATCAAACACTCTTACCGCGCGGTTTTTGAGGGAGCGGCCTCGAAAATCTTAGCACAGGCGCCGCGGAGGTGCCGCAGGGCCGGGATCCACTACAATGGCGCCTCACCCGCGAGGTTCGGCCGCGGCCGGGGGAGGGAAGACGATGTTCATCGGCCATTTTGCCGTCGGCTTCGCGGCCAAGCGCGCCGCGCCGGGCACCTCGCTCGGGCTGCTCATGGCCGCCGCCTGCTTCCCGGACATCCTCTGGCCGATTTTCCTTCTGCTCGGCTGGGAGCGCGTGGCAATCGACCCGGGGAACACGGCCGTCACGCCGCTCGATTTCGAGAGCTATCCGTTGTCCCACAGCCTGGTGATGGTCGTCTTGTGGGCGGGCCTGGCAGGGCTGATCTACGCCACGGCGACAGGCTACCGCCGCGGCGGATGGTGCATCGGTGCCGGCGTCTTGAGCCACTGGGTGCTCGATTTCGTGAGCCACCGTCCCGACATGCCGGTGCTCCCCTGGGGCGGGCCGAAGGTGGGGCTCGGCCTGTGGAGCTCGGTGATCGCGACGGTGATGGTCGAATCGATGATGTTCATGGCGGGGGTCTGGATCTACCAGGAAAACACCGATCCGGCGGATCGGATGGGCCGGTGGGGCTACGCGGCCTTCGTGGCGACGCTGGCGGTAGCCTACGCCGCGAACCTGATCGGACCGCCGCCCCCAAGCGTGCGGGTCCTGGCGATCACCGCGCTGGCCATGAGCCTGCTGTTCGTCTGGCCCGCCTGGTTCGATCGGCACCGCCGGGTCGTCGCCCCCCTCGAGGTGCGCGGGGCGCAGCGAGGATTCCGATGAAGCGATCCGAGCCGCCGCGCCGCTGCCACTGGGCCCGGACCGATCTGAGCATCGCCTACCACGACCGCGAATGGGGCGTGCCGCTGCACGACGATCGGGCCTTGTTCGAGTTCCTGGTCCTGGAAGGGGCCCAGGCGGGACTGAGCTGGGAAACCATCCTGAAGAAGCGGGAGAACTACCGGAAAGCCATGGACCGCTTCGAGGCGGAGAAGGTGGCGCGCTACTCGGCGGCGAAGATTCGGGCGCTGCTGGGCGATCCCGGCATCATCCGCAATCGGCTGAAGATCGAATCCGCCGTGAGCAACGCCCGGGCCGCTCTTGCGGTGCGCGAGGAGTTCGGGAGCCTGGATGCCTTCCTGTGGCGCTTCGTGGACCATCGCCCGCGGATCCATCGGTTTCGCTCCCCCTCGCAGGTCCCCGCCACCTCGCCGGAATCCGACGCCATGAGCCGCGAGCTGCGCAGGCGCGG
This genomic interval carries:
- a CDS encoding DUF748 domain-containing protein, whose protein sequence is MPWFSHRHASSSLTRWLLYSSLALAVYAVAGFLAAPYFARPYLTRTLSTLLHRDVSLQRLRINPFALSATADGFLVKDPDGSIFIGWDRLYVNFQLVSLVSDAWSFRQIQLTNFTGHLVMRKDGSLNVSDIIDSLSQQPATSQPPSEPPLFRVGRLRIEDARMDFLDRSRPAEFRTQLGPLRIDLREFGTSRDNKNPYAFYGKTESGESFSWKGYFYLDPIRSKGEFTIGNFLLGKYHPYYSDSVAFDIKGGTADFASAYELEWGPARRVARLEGADLKIKDLKISERGLEELAVDVPTVEMSGGVVDGLTGRARVALLDTSGGSLIIRQYPDRTNNLRRMLAPLLEGETEVLPAAERAAAKPAPPPAPAGTADSAEPQYRIEEVRFRDYKVLAEDQVPKRPVQVHFDRVNMDMHNVDNRLETTSNGTLSLRWEQGGTVSLAGDLAILKLQCKLKAKMDGIDITPLDPYLEPTADLRVRSGKLTVDGEVQASLLDPAHPTFAYVGSVVLEDFATEDSAKRGEFLKVKRLEITPLDYSLDPPHMKIGEMTAQDPSGRLAIENDGKINVFTVLRMDQTPIPEDAVAEPADPAGTDSEAPSAAPAPAAAKPAPSPASDTGEITIKRIRLRNGRLSYEDRSVQPAVSLALTRVSGTIAGLSSKELARADVDVEARLENVAAVKLSGKINPLIENQYTDLTLEAKGADLMPMAPYCGKYLGYEFRKGKLDLAMKYLVNSRNLQASNLITIDQLTLGEKVPSPDATGLPVKLGIALLKDRNGVIELDVPVEGNLDDPKFRLGRVIMHAIGVVFTKLVTSPFRLLARAFGGSEEDLSFLQFDPGSDALTPAVEEKLNLLVTSLYERPALSLAIHGSTEETADREGLKRKKLEDLLRREKWEEMSKKERAATPLESVTVSDSEKAALVKPVFKTAWSKGIAALVPGSAVAAPDKAEGEKPEAPEEMEDWLLARLEVSTDDLRQLAARRAAAVRDYVLATQKVEAERLFLTEEKPADAGDGCRVTLALN
- a CDS encoding metal-dependent hydrolase, whose protein sequence is MFIGHFAVGFAAKRAAPGTSLGLLMAAACFPDILWPIFLLLGWERVAIDPGNTAVTPLDFESYPLSHSLVMVVLWAGLAGLIYATATGYRRGGWCIGAGVLSHWVLDFVSHRPDMPVLPWGGPKVGLGLWSSVIATVMVESMMFMAGVWIYQENTDPADRMGRWGYAAFVATLAVAYAANLIGPPPPSVRVLAITALAMSLLFVWPAWFDRHRRVVAPLEVRGAQRGFR
- a CDS encoding DNA-3-methyladenine glycosylase I — protein: MKRSEPPRRCHWARTDLSIAYHDREWGVPLHDDRALFEFLVLEGAQAGLSWETILKKRENYRKAMDRFEAEKVARYSAAKIRALLGDPGIIRNRLKIESAVSNARAALAVREEFGSLDAFLWRFVDHRPRIHRFRSPSQVPATSPESDAMSRELRRRGFRFVGSTICYAMMQATGMVNDHLVGCFRHREVLR